The following DNA comes from Meiothermus sp..
TGATCTGGGCCGCGTAGGTTTTGAAGGAGGGCTGCAAGGCCTCCCAGAAGGCCACCGCCTTACCGGCAATCACGTGCTCCAGAGGGCCCCCCTGGGTGCCGGGAAAGATGGAGCGATCGAGGATGGCGGCAACCTCGAGGTCGTTGCTCAAAAGCAGGCCGGAACGCGGCCCGCGCAGGGTTTTGTGGGTGGTGGAGGTCACGATGTGGGCATAGGGCAGGGGGGAGGGGTGCAGGCCCGCCGCCACCAGCCCCGCGATGTGGGCGATGTCGGCCATCAGGTAGGCCCCCACCTCGTCGGCGATCTCCCGGAAGGCCTTGAAGTCGAGGATGCGGCTGTAGGCGCTGGCCCCGCAGATAATCATTTTGGGTTTGTGCTCCAGGGCCAGGGCCCGCACGTCCTCCATGTGCAGAAGCTCGTCCTCCGGGCGCACCTTGTACCCGATCACCTTGTAGTTCAGGCCGGAGAAGTTGACCGGGGAGCCGTGGGTGAGGTGGCCGCCGTGCGACAGATCCATGCCCAGCACGGTATCGCCGGGCTTGAGCAGGGCCGTGTAAACCGCGATGTTGGCGCTGGAGCCAGAATGGGGCTGCACGTTGGCCCAGGCCGCCCCAAAAAGCTGCTTGGCCCGCTCGATGGCCAGGGCTTCTACCTGATCCACCACCTCGCAGCCGCCGTACCAGCGCTTGCCGGGGTAGCCCTCGGCGTACTTATTGGTGAGCACGCTGCCCACGGCTTCGCGCACCTGGGCCGAGGTGAAGTTTTCCGAGGCGATGAGCTCGAGGCCGTTACGCTGGCGCGCTTCTTCCTGGCGGATCAGGTCGAAGATCAGTTCGTCGCGCGGAGGGGTTTCGGGAGCCTTGATCACGCTTCAAGTATAGCAATATCAAAATACCCGCTAAATCCGGTACACTGGGGCTATGAGCGTTTTGGGGCGCATCTCTTTGATACTGGGGCTTATCCTTCTGATCGTTGCGATTATCTTAGCCACCATGAATTTCATCATCATCCGCGACTACCTGGTGGCCCTTACGGCCCAGCGCAGCCGCGACTTTTACAACGTGAACCCCCGCCTCTGGATTACCTATCTGGTGGTGTTTGGCTCGGGCCTGTTCCTGGGTCTGGGGCTGGTCTGGAGCTGGATGGCCCGTCGCCGGAATTCCGCTGCCGAGTAAGCCTTGACTGGGTATCTCTACGTGCTGGCCGCCGCCTGTTTGTGGGGGCTGCTGGGGGTGGTCTCGCGCTGGGCCTTCGAGCAGGGGGTGAGCCCCCTCGAGGTGGCTTTCTGGCGGGCCGCCCTGGGGGCGGTGCTGTTTGGGGCGCAGGCAGTGCTGATTCAAAAAGTGCGCCTCGAGCGCGCCGACGGCTGGGCGGTGCTGGGCTTTGGGCTGGTGGGCATCTCGCTTTTTTACGGGGCCTACCAGCTTGCCATCGGAAGCGGTGGGGCGGCCCTGGCCGCGGTGCTGCTCTATACCGCCCCGGCCATTGTGGCCCTGCTCTCCTGGCTTTTTTTGCGCGAGCCCATGGACGCCCACAAGGTGGGGGCGGTGGGCCTGACCCTCTTGGGTGTGGCCCTGGTGAGCCTGCAAGGGGGTGGGGTCAGGGTTACGCCAGCGGCGGTGTTCTGGGGCCTGCTCTCGGCCCTGACCTATGCCACCTACTACCTGTTTGGCAAGCTTTATCTGAACAAATACAGCACCCCCACGGTGTTTTTGTACGCGCTGCCGGTGGGGGCGCTGGGGTTGCTGCCGTTTGTGCACTTTGTGCCCAAAAACGCCGAAGCCTGGGCGGCCATCGCCTTCCTGACCGTGGCCTCCACCTTTTTCGCAGTCACGCTCTACTTTGCCGGCCTCCGGCGCCTGGAGGCCACCCGGGCCTCGGTGGTGGCGACCATCGAGCCGGTGGTGGCAGCCTTTGTAGCCTGGCTGTGGTGGGGCGAGCGCTTCAGCCTGCTGGGCTACCTGGGGGCCGGGCTGGTTCTGGCGGGGGTGGTGTGGATGGTGCTCAGGCCGCAGACCAGACCTGTGAACCTCGAGGCTTCGCGCTCGAGCTGAACCCTTGCTCACTTCCTCCAGGGTGTCGGGTTATAGTCTAAGAGTGGCTTTTAGCGTTATGCGAGCAGAGCGGAGGTAGAGGTGCGAGGACAGAGGCATTGGATATGGTTGTGGCTGCTGCTTCTGGGCTTCTCCTGGGCCCAGCAGAGAGTTCCCGTCACCTTCACCTACGACCCCCCCTACGGCCTCGAGGTGCGCTCGGTGAGCCTGCGCGGTAGCTTCAACAACTGGGCCGAGCTACCCATGCAGAAAACCGAGGACGGGGTCTGGCAGGTCACGGTGGAGCTGCCGCCGGGCCCCATCCAGTACAAGTTCTTCATCAACGGGCAGTGGCCCAGGGACATGTGCGAGGACGAGACCTTCGGCACCCCGCAGGTGGACGCCGAGGCCGAAGGCTGCACCGACGACGGCCAGGGCGGGAAAAACGCGCTGCGGGAGGTGGGCCGGGTGGCCGATGCGCCCACCGAGGCCGGCGGGCTGGCTCTGGAGCACGACCCCAGCCAGCCGCGCTTTGTCTCGGAGGCGGCGGGCCGCCTTTCGGTGCGCTTCCAGGTGCCGGCGGGTAGCATCCGCTCGGCGGTGCTGCGGGCCGACCGCGACTATCCCTTTGCCCTGCAACTGACCACGCTCGAGGGGGAAACCTGGCGGGTGGCCCTGCCGCCCGCGCTCCGGCAGTACCGCATTGGGGTGGTGGACAAAGACGGCCAGGAACACACCTTTGGCCCCTTCGAGGTGCCGGCCCGGGTCTTCCGGGCAGTGGGCTGGGTGGCGGGGCGGGTGGGGTATCAGATCTTCCCCGAGCGCTTCTGGAACGGCGACCCTCGCAACGACCGCCGGGCCCTGGAGGCCACCCAGGCCCGCTTCGACCAGACCTGGAGCGGCAAACCCCCTTACCTCTCGCGCTGGAGCGACCCACCCGGCGACTACCACTGCTGCCAGCAGTACTACGGCGGCGACCTGGCCGGGGTGCTCGAGCGCCTGCCGCACCTGCGTGCGCTGGGGGTGAACCTGATCTACTTCAACCCCCTTTTCGATTCGGGCTCGGCCCACGGCTACGACACCCACGACTACGTGCGGGTCTCGCCCAAGTTTGGCGACAACGCCCTGCTTAAGCGCCTGCTGGCCGAGGCCCGGCGCCAGGGCATCCGGGTTATCTTCGACTTTGTGCCCAACCACACCGGCCTGGGCCACTGGGCTTTTCAGGATGTGGTGAAGAAGGGGCGCGAATCGCGCTACTGGGACTGGTACTTCATCCGCCGGTGGCCCTTCACCCCCGGCGATGGCCGCGCCTATCTGGGCTGGGCCGACCTGGGCAGCCTGCCCAAGCTCAACACCGCCAATCCCGAGGTGCAGGACTACCTGATCCGGGTCTCCAGGTTCTGGCTCAACTTCGGCTTCGACGGGATTCGGGTGGATGTAGCCAACGAGATCTCCACCGAGTTTGTGCAGAGATGGCGGGCCGAACTCAAGGCCCTGAAGCCCGAGGCGTACCTGGTGGGCGAGGTCTGGGATCTGCGCCCGCAGTATCTGCAGGGCGACCAGTTCGACTCGCTGATGAACTACACCCTGGGACGCGGGGGCTCGCCCCCCGCCATGGGGGGTATTCTGGGGTTTGCTAGGGGGGGGCCTTTGCAGAGCGGGGCGCGCGTGCTGGGCGAGCTGGCCCGGGTCTACGCCACCTACCCCGAGGCCGTGGCCGCCATGGGCTTCAACCTGATCGGCTCCCACGACACCCCCCGTGTCCTGACCGAGCTGGGCGGAGGGGGCCTGCGCGATACCCCCAGCCCGGAAGCCCTGGCCCGGCTGCGGCTGGCCTCGGCCATGCTCTATGCCCTGCCGGGGGCCTCGGTGATCTTCCAGGGTGAGGAGTGCGGTTTTACCGGCGAGCGCGGGGTGTGGCCCATCAACGAGCTGTACCGCTACCCGTTGCAGTGGGACAGGTGCCGCGCCGATGTACTCGAGCACTACCGCTTGCTGGGCCGCCTCAAGAGTCAGATTAAAGCCTTCCAGAGCCCGCTTTTCCGCACCTACCTGGGCGAGGGCACGCGCCTGGCCTTTTTGCGGGGGGAGCCGGGGGTGGGCGAGGTGCTGGCGGCCTTCAACAACGGCCTCGAGGCCGCCCCGCTGCCCCTCCCTCCCGGCCAGTGGCGCGATGCGGTGGAGGGGCGGGTCTACCAGGAACAGGTGCTTTTAGCTGGGCTGGGGTGGCGCTACCTCGAGCGGGTTCGCTAGGGAATTAAAGCCCATCTCGAACCTGTCTAAATGCCAGGTATGCCGGTCTGGCCGGTACTCCAGCACCGCATAGCCCAGGTCGGCGAAAGAGAACCTGAGGCTGGGCGTACCGTTGCTGGGGGAGAGGCCAAAAATGGCCCATAGCGCACAGTTGAGGATTTTCCCGTGGGCCACCACCAGGTACGAGCCCGCGCCCCGGTTCACCAGGTTCTGAACCGCTCTGGCGGCGCGGGTGTAAGTTTCCCACTCGCTTTCTCCGGTGCCGTCGAATGGCTTTTCGTAAGGGCTGCGAAAAAGGGGCCTGGGGAAGCGCTGCTCGGCTTCCTCGTAGGGGAGACCGGCAATTTTGCCGTTGTCCTGCTCCATCCAGTCGGGATCCAGCTCCAGCGGCACCCCCAGCCCTTCGCTCATCAGCTCTGCTACGGCGCGGGCCCGCTGGAGGGGGCTGGAGATGATGCGATCGAAGTGGAACTGCTTGGTGCGAAACTCCGCCAGGCGCTGCTGGGCCTGGGCCCGGCCCACCTCGGTGAGGGGGGCGTCGTAGCGGCCTTCGTGCACCCGCAGGTCGTCGCTCAGGGAGCGGCCATGACGCAGGAATGTGACCAGAACCCGACTCATGGGAGACAGATTACCAGAGCTGGGGAAAAGCCCGTAGCCACAGGCTCAGGCTAAGGGTGGGCGTGGGGCCCCCCTGGGCGCTGAGCCCGGTGCTCAGCTCGAGGTCGGGCTGGCCCAGGGTATAGCGCATACTCAAAAGCCAGCGTGCGGGGTCGTCGAGCCGGAGATGGGCCTGGAGAACCCAGCTAGCCTCCTCTTGCGGAAGCAGCACCTGCCCGGCCAGGAAGTAGCCGGCGGGCTGTAGCGGCAAAAGACCGGCGTAGCCGCCCTCGAGCGTCCACACCCCCTCGCCCAGGCTGCCGCTCAGGCCCAGCGCGTAGCGGGCCTCGAGGGGCTCGAGCAAAAGCCAGCCCTCCCCGTAGATCACCACCTCCGCCACGGTGCCGCTGCCGCCCAGGCCCAGCACCCAGCGGGCGGGGTAGAGGGCGTGGGCCTCGAGCTCGAAGTCGCCGAACTCCTGCCGCAGGCTGAGCACCGGCAGCCACCGGCCTGCCTCTTCCAGCACCGCCAGGCGCAGCCGGCTGGCCTCGGGGTTCCAGCTAGAGCCTGCTAACTAGCTGTTCGTAAAAGCTCCACAGTTTTCGCTGTCATCAGAATCGAAAAAGCCAACCAGTGCCAACCTCGCAAGGTCTCAGCCAGCCGCTCATAGTCGCGCGCCAGCCTGCGAAACCGGGATGTCCAGGCAAACGAACGTTCCACCACCCAACGCTTCGGCAGCAGGACGAATCCTCGTCTAGCACCCTCCACCTTGACCACACACAGGGCGATTCCTTCCGCCTCCGCCGCTTGTGCTGCCTCTTCTCCGGTGTAACCCTGATCCACAAAGGCCACGGCCACCTGCGCCCCAGTAACTTCCTGTAGCCGTTGGCTCAGTGCCCCCACCTGGGCCCGTTCCTGTTCGCTGGCCGCCGTCACCACCAAAGCCAGCAGATGGCCCAACGTATCCACCGCCAGGTGAACCTTGCTTCCCTTGCGTCGTTTGTACCCATCGTATCCGGCCCGCTCCCCACTTTGCGGGGTGGACTGTAGGGTGCGAGCATCGTAGATGGCAGCGCTGGGATGGGCGGCTTTGCCCTGGAGCATTCGCAGGGTCATGCGCAGGTC
Coding sequences within:
- the glyA gene encoding serine hydroxymethyltransferase; translation: MIKAPETPPRDELIFDLIRQEEARQRNGLELIASENFTSAQVREAVGSVLTNKYAEGYPGKRWYGGCEVVDQVEALAIERAKQLFGAAWANVQPHSGSSANIAVYTALLKPGDTVLGMDLSHGGHLTHGSPVNFSGLNYKVIGYKVRPEDELLHMEDVRALALEHKPKMIICGASAYSRILDFKAFREIADEVGAYLMADIAHIAGLVAAGLHPSPLPYAHIVTSTTHKTLRGPRSGLLLSNDLEVAAILDRSIFPGTQGGPLEHVIAGKAVAFWEALQPSFKTYAAQIIKNAQTLAAELQKRGYRIVSGGTDNHLFVVDLRPQGLNGSKATRLLDAVHITISKSTLPYDTEKIIHGGGIRIGTPAITTRGMTEEHMPIIADLIDRALKGEDPETLRAEVRAFASQFPLP
- a CDS encoding DMT family transporter, with the protein product MTGYLYVLAAACLWGLLGVVSRWAFEQGVSPLEVAFWRAALGAVLFGAQAVLIQKVRLERADGWAVLGFGLVGISLFYGAYQLAIGSGGAALAAVLLYTAPAIVALLSWLFLREPMDAHKVGAVGLTLLGVALVSLQGGGVRVTPAAVFWGLLSALTYATYYLFGKLYLNKYSTPTVFLYALPVGALGLLPFVHFVPKNAEAWAAIAFLTVASTFFAVTLYFAGLRRLEATRASVVATIEPVVAAFVAWLWWGERFSLLGYLGAGLVLAGVVWMVLRPQTRPVNLEASRSS
- a CDS encoding alpha-amylase family glycosyl hydrolase, yielding MWLLLLGFSWAQQRVPVTFTYDPPYGLEVRSVSLRGSFNNWAELPMQKTEDGVWQVTVELPPGPIQYKFFINGQWPRDMCEDETFGTPQVDAEAEGCTDDGQGGKNALREVGRVADAPTEAGGLALEHDPSQPRFVSEAAGRLSVRFQVPAGSIRSAVLRADRDYPFALQLTTLEGETWRVALPPALRQYRIGVVDKDGQEHTFGPFEVPARVFRAVGWVAGRVGYQIFPERFWNGDPRNDRRALEATQARFDQTWSGKPPYLSRWSDPPGDYHCCQQYYGGDLAGVLERLPHLRALGVNLIYFNPLFDSGSAHGYDTHDYVRVSPKFGDNALLKRLLAEARRQGIRVIFDFVPNHTGLGHWAFQDVVKKGRESRYWDWYFIRRWPFTPGDGRAYLGWADLGSLPKLNTANPEVQDYLIRVSRFWLNFGFDGIRVDVANEISTEFVQRWRAELKALKPEAYLVGEVWDLRPQYLQGDQFDSLMNYTLGRGGSPPAMGGILGFARGGPLQSGARVLGELARVYATYPEAVAAMGFNLIGSHDTPRVLTELGGGGLRDTPSPEALARLRLASAMLYALPGASVIFQGEECGFTGERGVWPINELYRYPLQWDRCRADVLEHYRLLGRLKSQIKAFQSPLFRTYLGEGTRLAFLRGEPGVGEVLAAFNNGLEAAPLPLPPGQWRDAVEGRVYQEQVLLAGLGWRYLERVR
- a CDS encoding histidine phosphatase family protein encodes the protein MSRVLVTFLRHGRSLSDDLRVHEGRYDAPLTEVGRAQAQQRLAEFRTKQFHFDRIISSPLQRARAVAELMSEGLGVPLELDPDWMEQDNGKIAGLPYEEAEQRFPRPLFRSPYEKPFDGTGESEWETYTRAARAVQNLVNRGAGSYLVVAHGKILNCALWAIFGLSPSNGTPSLRFSFADLGYAVLEYRPDRHTWHLDRFEMGFNSLANPLEVAPPQPS
- a CDS encoding IS5 family transposase, giving the protein MNRRAYPSDVRDEEWALVLPYLTLAPLEAPQRKYDLREVFNALRWMVRTGAQWDYLPHDFPPPHIVQAQAYRWMNRGVFEDLVHDLRMTLRMLQGKAAHPSAAIYDARTLQSTPQSGERAGYDGYKRRKGSKVHLAVDTLGHLLALVVTAASEQERAQVGALSQRLQEVTGAQVAVAFVDQGYTGEEAAQAAEAEGIALCVVKVEGARRGFVLLPKRWVVERSFAWTSRFRRLARDYERLAETLRGWHWLAFSILMTAKTVELLRTAS